One Silene latifolia isolate original U9 population chromosome 4, ASM4854445v1, whole genome shotgun sequence DNA segment encodes these proteins:
- the LOC141651219 gene encoding cation/H(+) antiporter 14-like, which translates to MSVILSVTTATLYLLKPLKMPFTATMIGGVLVIGIINSFHDKFELFPYVIQYVLKTISFIGNSELGRLAYSVSLCLDVFGMVTSFVLFDIIPIFGDNGKGAARIMQVAMFYVVLFRLVRPCILKVIDRCENPDKVNVKYLVYLVVIVVLVAGMAEYFGQMFAIFLFALSLPEDPLSSILIKWLDGITFGVFFPLFCAMQGQQIDLTHLEPTWGYRVALTMIFGSVGKFFGTYLSSMFVGLTLKNALAIAIIMSSKGLFDIVTLSFWASASMINIQEYSISTFHFLVCTGALLPLVRFLYKPSSEYSNILGTSVMDISENGTLKAMACIHKEENIPGLIRLIEAFDPSRSRPIPLISLQLIQLTGRVSMPVRGLLDQVKSTGVLGQKLVRCENIVESLSLLDRAHKGNVRLQHYVSVAPYDTMHNDICNLAYERNTNLLIIPFHVGNKNYSDGGSIALIRSLNKMILENAPCAVGILIDRTNDHVAVSMTRDYRIAIIYIGGMDDREALAYMNLFATNRNISIMIIWLKSPYKSNENSNEFDYELIDEIRTKIKSNERLSFDEVIVQDGAETTDYLVSIKDRVDLVVAGRSHNPNCGPLYGLTDGWSIEYPELGILGDLLATSDFQFSVLIVHSSVGS; encoded by the exons ATGTCTGTTATCTTGTCTGTTACTACTGCTACATTATACTTGCTCAAACCTCTCAAAATGCCTTTTACTGCTACAATGATT GGTGGTGTTCTTGTTATTGGAATAATAAATTCCTTTCATGACAAGTTTGAGTTGTTTCCATACGTGATACAATACGTATTAAAAACCATATCATTCATAG GTAACTCTGAATTGGGTCGCTTAGCATACTCCGTTTCCTTATGCCTCGATGTATTTGGTATGGTAACAAGCTTCGTTTTATTTGATATTATACCAATATTTGGTGATAATGGTAAAGGTGCGGCTAGGATTATGCAAGTAGCCATGTTTTATGTTGTATTGTTTCGGCTTGTTAGACCGTGTATTCTAAAGGTCATTGATCGATGTGAGAATCCCGACAAGGTTAATGTCAAGTATCTTGTCTATCTTGTTGTAATTGTGGTGTTAGTAGCAGGAATGGCCGAATATTTTGGGCAAATGTTTGCTATTTTTCTGTTTGCATTAAGTCTACCAGAAGATCCATTATCGTCGATTTTGATCAAGTGGTTGGATGGCATTACTTTTGGTGTGTTCTTCCCACTCTTTTGTGCTATGCAAGGACAACAAATTGATCTAACTCATCTTGAGCCAACTTGGGGTTATCGAGTTGCGCTTACCATGATTTTCGGCTCTGTAGGCAAGTTTTTTGGAACTTATTTGTCATCTATGTTTGTTGGCCTCACTTTGAAGAATGCTCTTGCAATTGCTATAATCATGTCTTCTAAAGGTTTATTCGATATTGTGACGCTTTCATTTTGGGCAAGCGCAAGT ATGATAAATATCCAAGAGTATTCGATATCAACATTTCATTTCTTGGTATGCACCGGAGCCTTATTGCCTCTAGTAAGGTTCCTCTACAAACCATCAAGTGAATACTCCAACATTTTGGGAACAAGTGTGATGGATATAAGTGAGAATGGTACCTTAAAAGCAATGGCATGCATTCACAAGGAAGAGAATATACCGGGACTCATACGTCTCATTGAGGCTTTCGACCCTTCAAGATCTCGACCCATCCCTCTCATTTCACTCCAACTCATTCAATTAACGGGTCGAGTCTCCATGCCCGTGCGTGGACTCCTTGATCAAGTCAAGTCAACCGGCGTTTTAGGCCAAAAACTTGTACGATGTGAGAATATTGTCGAGTCCTTGTCCCTTCTCGACCGCGCACATAAAGGGAATGTCCGACTACAACATTATGTTTCGGTGGCTCCATACGATACGATGCATAATGATATTTGTAACCTTGCTTATGAAAGGAACACAAATCTACTAATCATACCTTTTCATGTCGGGAATAAGAACTATTCCGATGGTGGTTCGATAGCACTTATTCGATCACTTAACAAGATGATCCTCGAAAATGCTCCTTGCGCCGTTGGTATACTAATCGACCGAACAAATGATCACGTAGCGGTTTCTATGACACGAGATTATCGTATTGCAATTATATATATAGGCGGTATGGATGACCGTGAAGCACTTGCATATATGAACCTATTTGCCACTAATCGAAACATTAGTATTATGATCATTTGGCTAAAATCTCCCTATAAAAGTAATGAAAATTCTAATGAGtttgattatgaactaattgacGAGATTCGAACCAAGATCAAGAGTAATGAGAGATTATCCTTTGATGAGGTTATTGTGCAAGATGGGGCAGAAACTACGGATTATTTAGTGTCAATAAAAGATAGAGTTGATTTGGTAGTGGCAGGAAGAAGTCATAATCCAAATTGTGGACCATTGTATGGTCTTACGGATGGTTGGAGTATTGAGTATCCAGAATTAGGAATTCTTGGTGATTTGTTAGCTACTTCTGATTTTCAATTTTCTGTTTTGATTGTTCATTCTAGTGTTGGAagttga
- the LOC141652142 gene encoding major allergen Mal d 1-like, which translates to MVISTHKMVDCTSPVDAARLFNAFCIDNHNFMPKALPDFIKSVDVLHGESGTVGSIKQINYPEGRPYKYAKNRVDEIDVDKFYCKFTAEGDVILGNIEYAVYESTFEPLESGTHYTMVVHYHTKGDYVVKEDQVAVSKEHMKNMFDIASEYLVTNPQLYALKQ; encoded by the exons ATGGTCATTTCAACCCACAAAATGGTCGACTGCACTAGCCCCGTGGACGCCGCAAGGTTGTTCAATGCTTTCTGCATTGATAACCATAATTTCATGCCAAAAGCGTTACCCGATTTTATAAAAAGTGTAGACGTTCTTCATGGTGAATCCGGCACTGTTGGGTCTATCAAACAAATCAACTACCCGGAAG GGAGACCTTACAAATACGCCAAAAACAGAGTAGATGAAATTGATGTGGACAAGTTCTACTGCAAGTTCACTGCCGAGGGGGATGTCATTCTCGGCAACATCGAATACGCGGTTTACGAGAGCACATTCGAGCCTTTGGAGAGCGGGACCCACTACACGATGGTGGTACACTACCACACTAAGGGAGACTACGTGGTAAAGGAAGATCAAGTAGCAGTTAGCAAAGAGCACATGAAGAACATGTTCGACATTGCTTCAGAATACCTCGTTACCAATCCTCAGCTCTATGCTCTCAAGCAATAA